A section of the Geoalkalibacter ferrihydriticus DSM 17813 genome encodes:
- a CDS encoding bifunctional alpha/beta hydrolase/OsmC family protein produces the protein MRHEKTTFRNDDGDELAAILNLPEDEKPLAYAIFAHCFTCTKNSLAAANIARALSRQRIAVLRFDFTGLGESKGEFAATTFTHNVKDLLAAARFLEEKHQSPEILLGHSLGGTAALQAAADIPSAKAVVTIAAPFHPRHALRLFGSARADIEKHGEAQVELGERSFTIRKEFLEDAESQDLRENMARIKAALLVMHSPRDTIVAIDNARDIYQAARHPKSFISLDPADHLLTRKEDARYAADMIATWARRYLDVKEQPEDRPEMIDNRVTARTGTEGYRTEIFAGGYSLIADEPENYGGEGLGPSPYDLLQASLGACTTMTLQMYARRKQWPLQSAVVRLRHEKIHAKDCEDCEEKNGKIDRFEREVELEGDLSTEQRRRLLEIAERCPVHKTLHGEVEVRTRLREE, from the coding sequence ATGAGACATGAAAAAACAACTTTTCGTAACGACGACGGCGACGAACTGGCGGCCATCCTTAACCTGCCCGAGGACGAGAAACCCCTTGCCTATGCCATTTTCGCCCACTGCTTCACCTGCACCAAGAACAGCCTGGCCGCCGCCAACATCGCCCGCGCCTTGAGCCGGCAACGCATTGCGGTGCTGCGTTTCGACTTCACCGGGCTGGGTGAAAGTAAAGGCGAGTTCGCCGCCACCACGTTTACCCACAACGTCAAAGATCTTCTTGCCGCCGCTCGCTTTCTGGAAGAAAAACACCAATCCCCGGAAATCCTGCTGGGTCATTCCCTCGGCGGCACGGCGGCACTTCAGGCCGCCGCCGACATCCCCTCGGCCAAAGCGGTCGTCACCATCGCCGCGCCCTTTCATCCGCGTCATGCCCTGAGGCTTTTCGGCAGCGCCCGCGCGGACATCGAAAAACACGGAGAAGCGCAGGTCGAGCTTGGCGAACGCTCCTTCACCATCCGCAAGGAATTCCTTGAGGACGCCGAATCTCAGGACCTGCGCGAGAATATGGCGCGGATCAAGGCGGCCCTGCTGGTCATGCATTCGCCCCGCGACACCATCGTCGCCATCGACAACGCGCGCGACATCTACCAGGCGGCGCGCCACCCCAAAAGTTTCATCTCCCTTGATCCTGCCGACCACCTGCTGACGCGCAAGGAAGATGCCCGTTATGCCGCCGACATGATCGCGACCTGGGCCAGACGCTATCTGGACGTCAAGGAGCAACCCGAAGACCGGCCCGAGATGATCGACAACCGTGTCACGGCGCGCACCGGCACAGAAGGCTACCGCACGGAAATATTCGCCGGCGGGTATTCTCTGATTGCCGACGAACCCGAAAATTACGGCGGCGAAGGTCTGGGCCCTTCGCCTTACGACCTTTTGCAGGCATCCCTGGGGGCGTGCACCACCATGACCCTGCAAATGTACGCGCGACGCAAACAATGGCCACTGCAATCCGCGGTGGTTCGCCTGCGTCACGAAAAAATCCACGCGAAAGATTGTGAAGACTGCGAAGAAAAGAACGGCAAGATCGACCGCTTTGAGCGCGAGGTGGAACTCGAGGGCGACCTTTCCACGGAACAGCGCCGGCGCCTCCTCGAAATTGCCGAGCGCTGCCCGGTGCACAAAACCCTTCACGGTGAAGTGGAGGTTAGGACGCGGTTGCGGGAGGAGTGA
- a CDS encoding RecQ family ATP-dependent DNA helicase, with protein MPENSLHRCLQDHFGFAEFRPGQQAVIDCLLAGRSALAIFPTGGGKSLCYQLPALLLDGLTLVISPLIALMKDQVDALRERGIAAARLDSSIGPGEAQIIYGQLAEGSLRLLYIAPERLANERFLNRLQGRPIALLAIDEAHCISEWGHNFRPEYLKIARLAQKLKVGRVLALTATATPEVGTDVRRAFQIGARDEIRTSFHRPNLQLNVTSCPAPQRRQLLLQRLRERPQGPTIVYVTLQKTAENIAAFLAAEGVAAQAYHAGMKTEERTAVQDAFMKGDLPPSPSAWASTRPTSAPSITTICPKPWKTTCRRSAVPAATGRMPIAKSWPAPMT; from the coding sequence ATGCCCGAAAATTCACTTCACCGCTGTCTGCAGGACCACTTCGGCTTTGCTGAGTTTCGGCCGGGCCAGCAGGCGGTCATCGACTGCCTGCTGGCCGGGCGTTCGGCCCTGGCGATCTTTCCCACCGGGGGTGGCAAGAGCCTCTGCTATCAACTTCCCGCCCTGCTCCTCGATGGGCTGACCCTGGTCATCTCACCGCTCATCGCCCTGATGAAAGACCAGGTCGATGCGCTGCGCGAACGCGGCATTGCGGCCGCGCGCCTCGATTCAAGCATCGGCCCCGGCGAGGCGCAAATCATCTACGGCCAACTGGCCGAGGGCAGCCTCAGATTGCTCTATATCGCCCCCGAACGCCTCGCCAACGAACGCTTCTTGAACCGCTTGCAGGGACGCCCCATCGCCCTGCTGGCCATCGACGAGGCTCACTGCATCTCCGAATGGGGGCACAATTTTCGCCCCGAATACCTGAAGATCGCGCGCCTCGCCCAAAAACTCAAAGTCGGCCGGGTTCTGGCCCTGACCGCCACCGCCACCCCAGAGGTCGGCACCGATGTGCGGCGGGCCTTCCAAATCGGGGCCCGCGACGAGATCCGCACCAGCTTCCATCGCCCCAACCTGCAGCTCAACGTCACGTCCTGCCCCGCCCCGCAACGCCGCCAACTGCTGCTGCAACGACTGCGCGAACGGCCCCAGGGGCCGACTATCGTTTATGTGACCCTGCAGAAGACCGCTGAAAACATCGCCGCCTTTCTCGCCGCCGAGGGCGTTGCCGCCCAGGCTTATCATGCAGGGATGAAAACCGAGGAACGTACCGCCGTGCAGGACGCCTTCATGAAGGGCGATCTGCCACCATCGCCTTCGGCATGGGCATCGACAAGGCCGACATCCGCGCCATCTATCACTACAATCTGCCCAAAACCCTGGAAAACTACATGCAGGAGATCGGCCGTGCCGGCCGCGACGGGCAGGATGCCTATTGCGAAATCCTGGCCTGCGCCGATGACCTGA
- a CDS encoding RecQ family zinc-binding domain-containing protein has translation MYHYNLPKTLENYMQEIGRAGRDGQDAYCEILACADDLTVLANFSYGDTPVPEALAELVEYLLGEGESFAVSHYELSTRFDIRPLVVATVFTYLELRGILHATGPFYDSFKVKLNRPLEAICAGFDAQRAAFLQELFATAKPGRVWLQLTPEESAATLNETRGRITAAIGYLEERGDLRVQASGLRHGYRSQEPVADTRKLIEDLQKTFAEREARDIARLRKVQAYAQEETCLTGHLLDYFGEKELSACGDCSSCRQGMGQRLSRSAPLDPSAAQAEIVARAREENQPALRHPRQLARFLCGITSPAASRARLSRHRDFGALGELPFRKVLAMVE, from the coding sequence ATCTATCACTACAATCTGCCCAAAACCCTGGAAAACTACATGCAGGAGATCGGCCGTGCCGGCCGCGACGGGCAGGATGCCTATTGCGAAATCCTGGCCTGCGCCGATGACCTGACGGTGCTGGCTAACTTCAGTTACGGCGATACACCGGTTCCCGAGGCTCTTGCGGAGTTGGTGGAGTACCTGCTCGGAGAGGGGGAAAGCTTCGCTGTATCCCATTATGAACTCTCCACCCGCTTCGACATCCGCCCACTGGTGGTGGCCACGGTCTTCACCTATCTGGAACTGCGCGGCATTCTTCACGCCACGGGCCCCTTTTACGACAGCTTCAAGGTCAAGCTCAACCGTCCCCTGGAGGCGATCTGCGCTGGGTTCGATGCGCAGCGCGCCGCTTTTCTGCAAGAGCTCTTCGCTACCGCCAAACCGGGTCGCGTCTGGTTGCAGCTCACTCCCGAGGAGAGCGCTGCGACCCTGAACGAAACCCGTGGGCGCATTACCGCCGCCATCGGGTATCTGGAAGAAAGGGGAGATTTGAGAGTGCAGGCCAGCGGCCTGCGCCACGGTTATCGAAGCCAGGAACCGGTTGCCGATACCCGCAAGCTCATTGAAGACCTACAGAAAACCTTCGCCGAGCGCGAGGCTCGCGACATTGCGCGACTGCGCAAAGTGCAGGCCTATGCCCAAGAAGAGACCTGCCTGACCGGTCATTTGCTCGACTATTTCGGCGAAAAGGAACTTTCAGCCTGCGGCGATTGTAGCAGCTGTCGGCAAGGCATGGGGCAGCGCCTGTCCCGTAGCGCGCCCCTTGATCCCAGTGCCGCCCAGGCCGAGATCGTCGCCCGGGCCAGGGAGGAAAACCAGCCTGCACTCCGCCATCCGCGGCAACTGGCGCGCTTTCTCTGCGGCATCACCAGCCCTGCAGCCAGTCGCGCCCGACTGAGTCGTCATCGCGATTTCGGTGCGCTGGGGGAGTTGCCGTTTCGGAAGGTGCTGGCAATGGTTGAATAA
- a CDS encoding outer membrane protein: MMRKAVVLVFFAVFLAAPAMADPYFSANFGFVNLRDADLFDGTNRGQMKLDNGYAFLGAFGGRFAGDVRGEIELGYRVNDIDRVRIGAVTIPQGGDVTAVSLMGNLFKDFPLGTGFTPFIGGGIGIANVEADLNAFGINGKKDDNVFAYQLAVGGAIELSPQVNLDLQYRYFATADPDFGHLEAEYRSHNLLLGLRFGF, translated from the coding sequence ATGATGAGAAAAGCAGTTGTCCTGGTGTTTTTTGCCGTGTTCTTAGCCGCACCCGCCATGGCCGACCCGTATTTCTCGGCGAATTTCGGCTTTGTCAATCTGCGCGATGCCGATCTTTTTGATGGCACGAACCGCGGACAGATGAAGTTGGATAACGGCTATGCATTTCTTGGAGCCTTCGGCGGACGTTTTGCCGGCGATGTTCGTGGCGAGATCGAGCTAGGCTACCGTGTCAATGATATCGATCGTGTGCGTATAGGCGCCGTCACGATCCCGCAGGGCGGAGATGTTACCGCTGTGTCTCTGATGGGCAACCTGTTCAAGGACTTTCCCTTGGGCACGGGTTTCACCCCTTTCATTGGTGGCGGCATCGGCATCGCCAACGTCGAAGCCGATCTCAACGCCTTTGGCATTAACGGCAAGAAAGACGACAACGTGTTTGCCTATCAGTTGGCAGTCGGCGGCGCGATCGAATTGAGTCCCCAAGTCAATCTGGATCTCCAATACCGTTATTTTGCCACCGCGGATCCCGACTTCGGGCATCTCGAGGCGGAATATCGTTCCCACAACCTCCTGCTGGGCCTGCGTTTTGGTTTCTAA
- a CDS encoding arylesterase produces MKKIIALFYLTLFLSVLVACDRTPRLNPLPEDAVILAFGDSITFGTGAEEGEAYPEILARLTGYQVINAGVKGELSEEGVARLPGILAEAQPDLVIICHGGNDVIQRLSAQNIEANIRAMVELSREAGAQVLLIGVPQPSLILQSIPLYERISWDMGVPIDKHALPDVLRRNELQSDGIHPNAQGYAVLAETIAKRLR; encoded by the coding sequence ATGAAAAAGATTATTGCTCTGTTCTATTTGACCTTGTTTCTCAGTGTGCTGGTCGCCTGCGATCGCACCCCGCGCCTCAACCCTTTGCCCGAAGACGCCGTGATTCTCGCCTTTGGTGACAGCATTACCTTCGGCACCGGTGCCGAGGAAGGCGAAGCCTATCCGGAGATTCTCGCGCGTCTCACCGGCTATCAAGTCATCAATGCCGGAGTCAAGGGGGAACTCTCGGAAGAGGGAGTCGCGCGACTTCCCGGCATTTTAGCTGAGGCGCAGCCCGACCTGGTGATCATCTGTCATGGCGGCAATGATGTCATTCAGAGACTGAGCGCCCAGAACATCGAAGCCAACATTCGCGCTATGGTCGAATTGTCGCGCGAAGCCGGCGCCCAGGTTCTGTTAATCGGTGTTCCTCAGCCCAGCCTGATCCTCCAATCCATTCCACTCTATGAGCGGATTTCCTGGGATATGGGCGTGCCTATCGACAAGCATGCGCTCCCGGATGTTTTAAGGCGCAACGAATTGCAAAGCGATGGCATTCATCCCAACGCCCAAGGTTATGCGGTGCTGGCCGAAACCATTGCCAAGAGGCTTCGGTGA
- a CDS encoding ComEA family DNA-binding protein — MNQSLGLVSLIFLVFLLLILTVGRQVFPRERLPAVPVFQPDEILIELGLGVERPGIYQFSDAQILKSVISLTNLDCVRDFPHDWPSGASPESGQRLDLFCNKSNLLDISLAWMPASKRMALGIPLHPERMSQADWQALPGIGPRLATRIEEDRQMNGGFGDYEALIRVPGIGPKRIADWRGYFSEDVTGGFRDGKTKVDKDDL; from the coding sequence GTGAATCAATCCCTGGGGCTTGTTTCCCTGATCTTTCTGGTGTTTCTTCTGCTCATCCTCACTGTCGGCCGGCAGGTCTTTCCCCGCGAAAGGCTGCCGGCCGTCCCTGTTTTCCAACCCGATGAAATCCTTATAGAGTTGGGTCTGGGCGTGGAACGCCCCGGCATCTATCAATTTTCTGACGCTCAAATCCTGAAGAGCGTCATCTCGTTGACGAATTTGGATTGTGTCAGAGATTTTCCGCATGACTGGCCCTCAGGAGCTTCTCCCGAGTCTGGACAGCGTCTCGACCTGTTCTGTAACAAGTCAAATTTGTTGGATATTTCTTTGGCTTGGATGCCAGCTTCCAAACGCATGGCGCTGGGCATCCCCTTGCATCCTGAACGCATGAGTCAGGCGGATTGGCAAGCCCTGCCCGGCATTGGTCCCCGATTGGCGACACGCATCGAAGAGGATCGTCAAATGAATGGCGGTTTCGGTGATTACGAAGCCCTGATACGAGTCCCCGGCATTGGCCCCAAGCGAATTGCAGACTGGCGTGGTTATTTTTCTGAGGATGTAACAGGCGGATTTCGCGATGGAAAAACAAAAGTTGACAAAGATGATCTGTAA
- the cimA gene encoding citramalate synthase, whose product MSLIQLYDTTLRDGTQAEDVSFLVADKIRIAEKLDDLGIHYIEGGWPGSNPKDISFFKEIKKTRLKQAKVAAFGSTRRAKTTPDKDNNIRTLIQAAPDTVTIFGKTWDFHVREALRISLEENLELINDSLAYLKANVGEVIYDAEHFFDGYKANPEYALQTLKAAEAAGIDCIVLCDTNGGTLPHEIPAIMEKVRATVSTPLGMHAHNDSECAVANSLMAVACGAVHVQGTINGFGERCGNANLCSIIPALKLKLGHDCITDAQLKTLRIVSRTIYELANLIPNKHQAYVGNSAFAHKGGVHVSAIQRHAETYEHIRPELVGNVTRVLVSDLSGRSNILAKAEQFNLNLDSKDPLTQEILENIKDLENQGFQFEGAEASFELLMRRALGTLRHYFSVIGFRVIDSKRHEQEKPLSEATVQVKVGGRIEHTAAEGNGPVNALDHALRKALESFYPQLREVRLFDYKVRVLPAGKGTASITRVLIESGDKTSRWGTVGVSDNIIDASYQALVDALLYKLIKDEDRVG is encoded by the coding sequence ATGAGTCTGATCCAACTCTACGATACCACCTTGCGCGACGGCACTCAGGCCGAGGATGTGTCCTTTCTTGTCGCTGACAAAATTCGTATCGCCGAGAAACTCGACGACCTCGGAATTCACTACATCGAGGGCGGCTGGCCCGGCTCCAATCCCAAGGACATTAGTTTCTTCAAAGAAATTAAAAAGACGCGCCTGAAGCAGGCCAAGGTCGCGGCCTTTGGTTCGACCCGCCGCGCCAAGACAACGCCGGACAAGGACAACAATATACGAACCCTGATCCAGGCCGCCCCCGACACCGTGACCATCTTCGGAAAAACCTGGGATTTTCATGTACGCGAGGCTTTGCGTATTTCCCTGGAAGAAAATCTTGAGTTGATCAACGATTCGCTCGCTTATCTCAAAGCTAATGTGGGCGAGGTGATTTATGATGCCGAGCATTTCTTCGACGGGTACAAGGCCAATCCTGAATACGCCCTGCAGACCTTGAAAGCGGCCGAGGCAGCCGGCATCGACTGTATCGTTCTGTGTGACACCAATGGCGGTACCTTGCCCCATGAAATTCCCGCGATCATGGAGAAAGTGCGCGCCACGGTAAGCACGCCTCTGGGCATGCACGCCCATAACGATAGTGAGTGCGCGGTCGCCAACAGTCTCATGGCCGTAGCCTGCGGCGCCGTGCATGTCCAGGGCACGATCAACGGGTTCGGCGAACGCTGCGGCAATGCCAATCTCTGCTCCATTATTCCGGCTCTCAAGCTCAAACTCGGCCATGATTGCATCACCGACGCGCAGCTCAAAACGCTACGCATCGTCTCGCGGACCATCTACGAACTGGCCAACCTCATCCCCAACAAACACCAAGCTTATGTCGGCAATTCGGCCTTTGCCCATAAGGGCGGGGTGCATGTCTCGGCAATTCAGCGGCACGCCGAAACCTATGAACACATCCGTCCCGAGTTGGTAGGCAATGTGACGCGGGTGCTGGTGTCCGATCTCTCCGGGCGTTCCAACATTCTGGCCAAGGCCGAGCAGTTCAATCTCAACCTCGACAGCAAGGATCCATTAACCCAGGAAATTCTTGAAAACATCAAGGACTTGGAAAACCAGGGTTTTCAGTTCGAAGGAGCCGAGGCTTCTTTTGAACTTCTCATGCGCCGCGCCTTGGGAACCTTGCGGCACTACTTTTCGGTCATCGGCTTTCGCGTAATCGACAGCAAGCGCCATGAACAGGAAAAGCCGCTGTCCGAGGCCACGGTCCAAGTCAAGGTCGGCGGACGCATCGAGCACACCGCTGCCGAAGGCAACGGACCGGTCAACGCCCTTGATCATGCCTTGCGAAAAGCCCTTGAGAGTTTTTATCCGCAGTTGCGCGAGGTACGCTTATTCGATTACAAGGTGCGGGTATTGCCGGCGGGCAAGGGTACCGCGTCGATAACCCGCGTACTGATCGAATCAGGAGACAAAACCAGCCGCTGGGGCACGGTTGGAGTCAGTGACAACATCATCGATGCTTCCTACCAGGCTCTGGTCGATGCGCTTCTTTACAAACTGATCAAAGATGAGGACAGGGTGGGGTGA
- a CDS encoding aspartate kinase has translation MALVVQKYGGTSVGTIERIRNVARRVARTYDEGNDVIVVVSAMAGETNKLVALANEMCEFPSEREYDVLVSTGEQVTISLLAMCLQSMGYKAKSYCGFQIPILSDSAFSKARIEKIDDKKVREDLKNGTIIVVAGFQGIDREGNITTFGRGGSDTSAVAVAAGLKADVCEIFTDVDGIYTTDPRIVPEASKMEKVSYDEMLEMASLGSKVLQIRSVEFAKKYGVVVHVRSSFNDNPGTLVMKEDADMEAVLVSGITYNKDEAKISVLRVADKPGIASQIFSPLSHANIAVDMIIQNVSHEGFTDLTFTVPKSDYKKALKILEETAKDVGAGGVQSDENIAKVSIVGVGMRSHSGVASKMFQTLSQEGINIHMISTSEIKISCVIDLKYCELAVRVLHEAFGLAKKDVTAE, from the coding sequence ATGGCCCTGGTGGTACAGAAGTACGGAGGGACTTCGGTCGGCACCATCGAACGGATTCGCAATGTCGCACGACGTGTGGCACGCACCTATGACGAAGGCAACGATGTCATCGTCGTGGTTTCGGCCATGGCCGGCGAAACCAACAAGTTGGTGGCGCTGGCCAACGAAATGTGCGAGTTCCCCAGCGAGCGCGAATATGATGTGCTGGTGTCGACGGGTGAGCAGGTAACTATTTCCTTGCTGGCTATGTGTCTGCAGTCCATGGGCTACAAGGCCAAGAGTTACTGCGGGTTTCAGATTCCGATCCTTTCCGACAGCGCATTCTCCAAGGCGCGCATCGAAAAGATCGACGACAAGAAGGTTCGTGAAGACCTCAAAAACGGCACCATCATTGTCGTTGCCGGCTTTCAGGGCATCGACCGCGAAGGCAATATCACCACCTTCGGGCGAGGAGGATCAGATACCTCCGCGGTTGCCGTGGCGGCTGGGCTCAAAGCTGATGTATGCGAAATTTTTACGGATGTCGACGGCATCTATACGACCGACCCACGTATCGTGCCCGAGGCCTCCAAGATGGAGAAAGTCTCCTACGACGAAATGCTGGAAATGGCCTCCCTGGGTTCCAAGGTGCTGCAAATCCGCTCGGTGGAGTTTGCCAAAAAGTATGGGGTTGTAGTTCACGTCCGGTCGAGTTTCAACGATAATCCAGGAACCCTGGTTATGAAGGAGGATGCCGATATGGAAGCGGTTCTCGTTTCGGGAATTACCTACAACAAAGACGAAGCCAAGATTTCGGTGCTGCGCGTGGCCGACAAGCCGGGCATCGCCTCGCAGATCTTTTCACCTCTGTCTCACGCCAACATCGCCGTGGATATGATCATTCAGAACGTTTCCCACGAAGGATTCACCGATCTGACCTTCACCGTGCCCAAGAGCGACTACAAGAAGGCCCTCAAGATTCTCGAGGAAACCGCCAAGGATGTCGGGGCAGGCGGCGTGCAGAGCGATGAAAATATCGCCAAGGTCTCCATCGTCGGCGTCGGCATGCGCTCACACTCCGGTGTGGCGAGCAAGATGTTTCAGACCCTGTCGCAGGAGGGGATCAATATTCATATGATTTCCACCAGTGAAATCAAGATCTCTTGCGTGATTGATCTTAAATACTGCGAACTCGCCGTGCGTGTTCTGCACGAGGCGTTTGGCCTGGCAAAAAAAGACGTTACAGCCGAATAG
- the lpdA gene encoding dihydrolipoyl dehydrogenase — MTEYDIAVVGGGPGGYVAAIRAAQQGACVCLIEAERVGGTCLNHGCIPTKALYSTALLLQRLRRAEEHGIEIEEPRFDFARAAARKDAVVKKLVGGVEQLLKAQGVELYRGQAALEEPGRLRIRRPEVTARLRAKNIILATGSRALRPKAFPVDGKNVLTSREILAIKELPKSLLIIGGGYIGCEFASIFAAFGTQVTVVEQLPRLLGGTDRQAVKEVEKAFKSAGITVHTDTAVEALEVGEGQVRVQLSGKDEATVEKVLVAVGRVPNTDGLGLEEAGVKTDKGAILVDEGMRTSQSTIFAIGDVTNIMQLAHVASYQAGIAVANALGGDEKADYRVVPSAIFTLPEIGQVGLSEEAAREQDLDIEIGRFSYQASSKALCDGEAQGLVKILTAADDGRILGASFVGEEASSLVSEAAVAMAAGLSASTLGRIIHAHPTLPEMVMEAAEDVHGLAVHKAGRKRNR, encoded by the coding sequence ATGACCGAATACGATATCGCTGTAGTCGGAGGCGGTCCCGGGGGGTACGTCGCGGCTATCCGCGCCGCCCAGCAGGGCGCCTGCGTATGTCTCATCGAAGCCGAACGCGTCGGCGGGACTTGTCTTAATCACGGGTGTATCCCGACCAAGGCACTCTACAGTACAGCTCTTTTGTTGCAACGCCTGCGTCGCGCGGAGGAGCACGGCATTGAAATTGAGGAGCCACGTTTTGATTTCGCGCGTGCCGCGGCGCGCAAAGATGCCGTAGTGAAAAAGCTCGTCGGCGGCGTCGAGCAACTGCTCAAGGCACAAGGGGTTGAGCTCTACCGTGGGCAGGCGGCTCTGGAGGAGCCGGGGCGCTTGCGTATCCGTCGCCCTGAAGTCACCGCGCGGCTGCGTGCTAAAAATATTATTCTCGCCACCGGCAGCCGTGCGCTCCGTCCCAAAGCCTTTCCCGTAGACGGGAAAAATGTTTTGACCAGTCGCGAAATCCTTGCTATTAAGGAGCTTCCCAAGAGCCTTTTGATCATCGGCGGCGGGTATATCGGCTGCGAATTTGCAAGTATTTTTGCAGCCTTCGGTACCCAGGTCACGGTGGTCGAGCAACTCCCGCGATTGCTCGGCGGCACTGACCGCCAGGCCGTGAAGGAAGTTGAAAAGGCCTTTAAAAGTGCCGGTATCACCGTGCATACCGACACCGCAGTCGAGGCTCTCGAGGTCGGCGAAGGTCAGGTGCGGGTTCAGCTCTCCGGCAAGGATGAGGCGACCGTCGAGAAGGTGCTGGTCGCCGTAGGGCGGGTGCCCAACACGGACGGGCTCGGCCTCGAGGAGGCCGGTGTCAAAACCGATAAAGGTGCAATCCTTGTTGATGAGGGCATGCGAACCTCCCAGTCGACAATCTTCGCCATCGGCGATGTGACCAACATCATGCAGTTGGCTCATGTCGCTTCTTATCAGGCCGGCATCGCCGTAGCCAATGCCCTGGGCGGCGACGAAAAAGCCGATTATCGGGTCGTTCCCAGCGCCATCTTCACTCTGCCTGAAATCGGCCAGGTGGGCCTCAGCGAGGAGGCGGCGCGAGAGCAGGATCTCGATATCGAAATCGGCCGCTTCTCTTATCAGGCATCAAGCAAGGCTCTGTGTGACGGTGAGGCGCAGGGCCTGGTGAAAATCCTGACGGCTGCCGATGATGGCCGTATTTTGGGAGCTTCTTTTGTCGGGGAAGAGGCTTCGTCGCTAGTGTCCGAAGCGGCCGTGGCGATGGCGGCAGGGCTCAGTGCCTCGACGCTGGGGCGCATCATTCACGCTCATCCCACTCTGCCCGAAATGGTCATGGAAGCAGCCGAAGACGTCCACGGCCTGGCTGTGCACAAGGCCGGACGCAAGCGCAATCGATGA
- the tsaE gene encoding tRNA (adenosine(37)-N6)-threonylcarbamoyltransferase complex ATPase subunit type 1 TsaE, which produces MSASSCHKITTASPQETQQFGRLLGSLVGAPLLILLSGELGAGKTCLTQGLAQGLEVPTDEPVTSPSYTLMNQYRGRLPLYHFDLYRLSGPEQLEDLDFSAYVEGEGVTVVEWADRFGEEVGVGLELRLAVIDETTRSIELRPGGVGETLLIEHLLARWAGEETS; this is translated from the coding sequence ATGAGCGCTTCATCCTGTCACAAAATAACCACGGCTTCGCCGCAGGAAACACAGCAGTTCGGCCGTCTGCTCGGGTCGCTGGTAGGCGCGCCGCTGCTCATCTTGTTGTCCGGCGAACTCGGCGCGGGCAAGACCTGCCTGACCCAGGGTCTGGCCCAAGGGCTTGAGGTGCCGACGGATGAGCCGGTGACCAGCCCAAGTTATACTCTGATGAATCAGTATCGGGGCCGGCTGCCGCTTTACCACTTTGACCTTTATCGGCTCAGCGGTCCCGAGCAACTTGAAGATCTGGACTTTTCAGCCTATGTGGAAGGAGAAGGCGTGACCGTGGTCGAATGGGCTGATCGTTTCGGGGAGGAAGTCGGGGTGGGGCTTGAATTGCGTCTGGCGGTTATCGACGAAACCACCCGCAGTATCGAACTGCGCCCCGGAGGTGTGGGGGAAACCCTCCTGATTGAGCATCTGTTGGCCCGCTGGGCCGGGGAGGAAACATCATGA
- a CDS encoding CBS domain-containing protein, with amino-acid sequence MLKAKDIMTREVISVSPETQIEELARLFMEKGVNAMPVVTEDNKLFGIVTETDLVAQDRPLHIPTVINIFDWVIYLQSQKDFAEEVEKITAQQVGQICATDVVTCDPETTVPQIAQLMTENKAHLIPVLEQDKVVGVVARLDIIRAMGR; translated from the coding sequence ATGCTCAAAGCTAAAGATATCATGACCCGCGAGGTCATATCCGTCTCGCCGGAGACACAAATCGAGGAATTGGCGCGTCTGTTCATGGAAAAGGGCGTCAACGCCATGCCGGTGGTGACTGAAGACAACAAGCTGTTCGGCATCGTCACCGAAACCGATCTGGTCGCGCAGGATCGTCCGCTGCATATTCCAACGGTTATCAACATCTTCGACTGGGTGATTTATCTGCAAAGCCAGAAGGATTTCGCCGAGGAGGTTGAGAAAATCACCGCGCAGCAAGTCGGCCAGATCTGCGCCACGGATGTCGTCACCTGCGATCCCGAAACGACGGTGCCGCAAATCGCCCAGCTCATGACGGAAAACAAGGCGCATCTGATTCCCGTTCTGGAGCAAGACAAGGTCGTTGGGGTGGTTGCGCGCCTCGACATTATCCGCGCCATGGGCAGATGA